Proteins co-encoded in one Papaver somniferum cultivar HN1 chromosome 5, ASM357369v1, whole genome shotgun sequence genomic window:
- the LOC113277788 gene encoding uncharacterized protein LOC113277788 translates to MKKNDSSQSGDRSGITKSSIDYYAPNYTQNRYSDDKSSLSSGSTKFPSESSISNSGYRPPPSSSYNKEHIIQDSSHISSQGNAALRLVNKDLKTRLNLSTEVSVHHQKNHRSAYISSGFPNFSIINGFCTLSIEDNGGNITENINRVAPIYTQDYYSAASPNHKSSSSSDSTRFSSQNSSKLPSESSICDSVYRTSSSSSSNEEHVIQDSSQQVDILSQENGALLLVSTDLKNQLNLPTEVSVNHQNNHRRYGFPSLSIIHDFFRTISIGDNGGSTDGHTITKNDNRFVPSREARVTSPTSVLGHNNKGFDEKPVQVQTDRDIEFLCQGTSLFLHVLS, encoded by the coding sequence atgaagaaaaacgattcatCACAATCTGGTGACAGGAGTGGCATTACGAAATCATCGATAGACTATTATGCACCGAATTACACACAGAATCGCTATTCAGATGATAAATCATCATTATCAAGTGGTAGTACAAAGTTTCCGTCAGAATCATCGATCTCTAACTCAGGTTATCGCCCTcctccatcttcttcttataaTAAAGAACACATCATCCAAGATTCGTCGCATATTTCAAGTCAAGGAAATGCTGCTCTACGATTGGTTAACAAGGATCTGAAAACTCGGTTAAATCTATCAACTGAGGTTTCTGTTCACCATCAGAAGAATCACCGCTCTGCTTACATTTCTTCTGGATTTCCAAATTTCTCGATCATCAATGGTTTTTGTACACTCAGCATTGAAGATAATGGAGGCAATATTACTGAGAATATCAACCGAGTTGCACCGATTTATACACAGGATTATTATTCAGCAGCATCACCAAAtcataaatcatcatcatcaagtgaCAGCacaagatttagttctcaaaattCTTCAAAATTACCGTCAGAATCATCAATTTGTGACTCAGTATATcgtacttcatcttcttcttcatcgaatGAAGAACACGTTATCCAAGATTCGTCACAACAAGTTGATATTTTAAGTCAAGAAAATGGTGCTCTTCTATTGGTTAGCACAGATCTGAAAAATCAATTGAATCTACCGACTGAAGTTTCTGTTAATCATCAGAATAATCACCGCCGATATGGATTTCCATCTCTTTCCATCATCCACGATTTTTTTCGAACTATCAGCATTGGAGATAATGGAGGCAGTACTGATGGGCATACTATCACGAAGAATGACAACCGATTTGTACCGAGTCGTGAAGCTCGAGTTACGAGTCCAACCAGTGTATTGGGACATAATAACAAGGGGTTTGATGAGAAACCAGTTCAAGTTCAAACAGATAGAGACATAGAGTTTCTTTGCCAAGGAACATCTCTATTCCTTCATGTGCTTAGTTGA